In Coregonus clupeaformis isolate EN_2021a unplaced genomic scaffold, ASM2061545v1 scaf2266, whole genome shotgun sequence, the genomic window gaatctgtatagttccagaatctgtatagttccagaatctaaatagttccagaatctgtatagttccagaatctgaatagttccagaatctgaatagttccagaatctacatagttccagaatctgtatagttccagaatctgaatagttccagaatctaaatagttccagaaactgtatagttccagaatccgaatagttccagaatctgaatagttccattcCTGATATTACTACCAGTgagccttggcctaggttacTGTTCATTGCGAAGATGGAGGCCTTTTTCATTTAACTAAACGACAGTTAGAGGAGGAGTATAGTGAAAAGAAGTCTACAAGGGGAatggtttatttttttattattttttttttagtcatttagcagacgctcttatccagagcgacttacaggagcaattagggttaagtgccttgctcaagggcacatcgacagatttttcaattCTTAGAAACGTTTTAGCTGATTATAGATGAGAAAACTTTGTTCAACTCGCTATTCAGGTTTGATGCAATTTCTCAAATTTCGTATTTATGAttcgttttattattattattgttattgtaggTCTATTTAAGAATCTAAACCAGTTCTTTATGTATGTTTTGTTTCATTTTGTAGAAATTCTTTTGTTGGCTAAATTAATTTCGAACTGTCTTTTGGACCCGTGAATATCTCTACTtgggatatatattttttaaatatatactgtatgtttttgaaaGATTGTATTTTTCTGACTACAACAACATACTTAGACAAAGACAATTGACAACTAAACATTTACTACAAACATTGACATCCCACCTGCTCAGACCCACATATTACCACCATATCCACCCATCCTGTCTGTCTCACAATCAGATTTTCTCTCCTTCCTCATCCTTTGAATATCTACAGTGCTTGTAATATTTTATGCCATATTGCTTCAAATTGAACtattctgtttctctctgtagcCCACATTTTGTTCAATATTTAAGATAATAAcgcatttgattcatccactgtcttaacaATGGAGGGTCaattgattcatccactgtctgtcccatatctaggagatataagaaaactcaggaaatatttttggaCAAATATTTAACACCTTACTTCCATTTGTTTGtacgggttaccttcagacgagggGGTTGTGGAGCAAAACGGAAGAAAATAGTCCCTTCTCCATAATAGTTtttttaggccaaaccgttcggacgctacagacgtttccgTGAGAAGATCGATTTTCGGGATgtatcatggtctgacaaacatcgctgTAGCTCGGGCACCTTCCACCGCAGTTGCGGAAGGCCGACAGGCAGATGGGGTGGATTAAGACTCAGCCCATGCTGCGTCTCAATATCTCTAGCttcaactgacggattttgatggagattatttttcattatgttacttagattgacgcacgggtgcGTCAATAAACTCTTAAGGATTTTAAATAACCTGTAGTAATTATTTTTTATCATTTTAATCCAGATCAAAATTATCCTTCGTCTTGATTCTGTCCACTTCATCATTTGAAGTCACACACGAGTTGTTTTATGCTTTTATGTGATGTCAAGCACAGACACTGAGTAAAGCACTACAGAAAGAGATATTCAGATGTTTACAAAGGTAGTGAAATATATAATGTGAAGCATTTGATCCATTAACGTTTTGTTGGCCGCCCCCCACTCTTTGTAGATTTAACAATTCCTACAGAACAACATATTAAAGTGTAGACCTTCATTAGAATGGCCCTTTAAAACCACACATcggttcaacaactgcagagtttgtgcccCTGTTTAAGATATTACTCACTGTTGTTAATCAGATCtccagtctcttcttcttcttccaatgtGACAGTAATCTCCCCCTCTTCCTTTATTCCAAAaatgtcttcctcttctttcactgcgacagtcatctccccctcctcctctttcactctgaacgcgtctccctcttctttcactgtaacatcctcctcctctttcactctgaacgcgtcttcctcttctttcactgtgacatcctcctcctctttcactctaaaAGCTTCTTCATCTTCGGTCaatgtaacgtctttctcttcttctttcacggtaacagcctcaccctctacttgtttttttactgtgacatcctcctcttccttctcctctttcacgacaatgttcagccccagagcttctttctccgtccagcagacctcctcttctttagcaggaggagagtagcttagtgagctcatggtcggtgATGTTAGCTAGAAAGCCAGTTAGCATTAGTGACTAGGCTGGTGCTAATTtacccagctagctagctgactaacaaCAATGTAAATATTAAATAGGGTAACTAGCAAGTAGATACGACAAgtgtgtttaaaacacagtggctaatatacaccgAAAGAGTTTAAAGAGCTTCAATGTTTTTTGGCTATGAAGCTACGGAGGTGATTGACTAGCTGTTGTTGttgaagaagcgtcccgtccactagattatacgtcacactggcAGCATCGCCTGAAACaggcacatcgccatctgctgggtGGGAAGGGTAACACAGTCAAGGGAAATGTTCATTTTATTTTGAGACAAAAAGTTgatttttcatttatttcattaAATAATATTATATTGAGACGTACAAAGAGAAGCATGTGTTGATTAATGAATATCTTTAATGAGTGAGAATTTAAAACAACCTACCATACTAAGGCAGCTAGGTCCAacctgctcctacacggtgtaacagtactgagtaggtccaacctgctcctacatggtgtaccagtactgagtaggtccaaactgctcctacatggtgtaccagtactgagtaggtccaacctgctcctacatggtgtaccagtactgagtaggtccaacctgctcctacatggtgtaccagtactgagtaggtccaaactgctcctacatggtgtaccagtactgagtaggtccaaactgctcctacatggtgtaccagtactgagtaggtccaaactgctcctacatggtgtaccagtactgagtaggtccaaactgctcctacatggtgtaccagtactgagtaggtccaaactgctcctacatggtgtaacagtactgagtaggtccaaactgctcctacatggtgtaccagtactgagtaggtccaaactgctcctacatggtgtaacagtactgagtaggtccaaactgctcctacatggtgtaccagtactgagtaggtccaaactgctcctgcatggtgtaacagtactgagtaggtccaaactgtttaggacaagtctctgaatgtctttgaatggcccagccagagcccagaaatgaacccgatctaacatctctggagagacctgaaaacagctgtgcagcgactctcccccatccaacctgacagagcttgagaggatctgcagagaagaatgtgagaaactccaaatacaggtgttccaagcttgtagcgtcatacccaagaagactcgaggctgtaatcgctgccaaaggtgcttcaacaaagatctctccagagatgttcgatcaggttcaagtccgggctctggctgggccactcaaggacattctgccaaggacagctgccaagctcaacactgacccagacactaactaatttgcatgagtatcaATGAGAgtgatcccggacgagcccccactttatgttacgaaccccgtggctttaaacgtctagggtggatggacatgagacccgtaacataattcatgcaaattataagcgtgacatggaacagtgagaaataaaactacacgacaaccataaactaccgtcaaacataaaaggtttattgttgaacacacggtaaaggtttgggaaaaagggctgagcaggacccaagaaatgaaacaatagtgtaaaacacccctaaactgatcttgcctgcctcaagaaccgctaagctactgctaatcatacaaaaatacagtgggtggtccgctcaggtctaactagtgtttttagacagttttcttcctacgggtaatgtacgcccaagggcaacttgcctaaattccccttttcccagaaacacacaaagttaccaaacagagtaaccagcaaatgagtgagtaaacaaaacacaggacaccacagtatccatactcacatacggaaatagtctctaacaaaaaaacaactgaccggcttttaaacaatgggatgtgtgatggaAAAACCAgttacaggtggtgcaatgcagaggaatgttcactgattggtccaccttagcaatcagcagacacctcaacgaccaccaatcaggaacatacaggacacctgtgattagggcagaaggagaggaaaaacacaaaaagacacaggaacAAAAAAAAATTTATTGGTCACGAAAAACAtttacctgtatccgtaacaactaACAAGGGGAAACACATGAACTAATAGTACaggtagatagcaataaaaaacGATGCTACAGAGACACAGAAGAGGTTAGAGGAAAAACcaaaaagaactggaggaacttattcCGGAACTATCTGATGTTATCTATTAGACAGAGATAAAGCAAACTGGACGGAATATGGAGAAAAATGCACCAAACTCTCCCTGAATCTCCAACACAGAAAAAACGCTACCAAAAAGAATGAGCAGAAACTCGTTACTAAAGAATCTACGATTCTCCGAATTATATTTTAAAGAGGAAACTAAATATTTTTCAGCAGATGTTTTTATTTTCCGTCTCATCCTCTGAACGACGATTACGGTAAAGGAATTTCTTTCCAAATAATTAAAAAAGGAAAATTAACAAATGCATAAAATGATCAGTGCGAAAGCCAAATGATGGAGGAATAACGTTTAGAGGCTATTAAATCCTTTCAGTCTGGcaaaaccccagggcttgatggcaccagggcttgatggcaccagggcttgatggcaccagggcttgatggcaccagggctagatggcaccagggctagatggcaccagggcttgatggcaccagggcttgatggcacagggcttgatggcaccagggcttgatggcaccagggcttgcGGACGgggcttgatggcaccagggcttgatggcaccagggcttgatggcaccagggctagatggcaccagggcttgatggcataccGGTAGAGGTATATCAAGCCTTTTTATATACTCAAAGCTCCTTTATTAGCTTGTTTTAACTCCTATAGAAATGGTAGTCTGACAGGTACTCAGcaggaaggtctgatttcactattaatAAAACAAGATCCAGAtggcaaaaagttatattttggtttcatctgaccatatgacattctcccaatcctcttctggatcatccaaatgcactctagcaaacttcagacgggcctggacatgtactggcttaagcagggggacacgtctggcactgcaggatttgagtccctggcggcgtagtgtgttactgatggtaggctttgttactttggtcccagctctctgcaggtcattcactaggtccccccgtgtggtactGGGATTttcgctcaccgttcttgtgatcattttgaccccacggggtgagatcttgcgtggagccccagatcgagggagattatcagtggtcttgtatgtcttccatttcctaataattgctcccacagttgatttcttcaaaccaagctgcttacctattgcagattcagtcttcccagcctggtgcaggtctacaattttgtttctggtgtcctttgacagctctttggtcttggccatagtggagtttggagtgtgactgtttgaggttgtggacaggtgtcttttatactgataagttcaaacaggtgccattaatacaggtaacgagtggaggacagaggagcctcttaaagaagaagttacaggtctgtgagagccacaaatcttgcttgtttgtaggtgaccaaatacttattttccaccataatttgcaaataaattcattaaaaatcctacaatgtgattttctggattttattttcaatttgtctgtcatagttgacgtgtacctatgatgaaaattacaggcctctctcatctttttaagtgggagaacttgcacaattggtggctgactaaatacttgttttccccactgtacattacaccggttttaaggtctcactggctgcctgtgagttttagaattaatttaaagattattctattggtttttaaatcaatccacgattgtgcaccccaatacacgTCAGAAATGCTTttgagttatgtacccagtaggtccctcaggtcctctggcactggccttttaactatcccaaagcctaggaccaagaggcatggagaggcagcctttagttactatgcctcccagcctctggaatagccagagaaccagaggggggctgaaactgtggacatatttaaaagagatttTAAGACACAccattttagctttgcttttcctcaggAGCTTTTTAGTCCTTCCTTTTCTTTagttattctttagttttttatcttatgtttgttgtgtaaatatttcattttcattttaatttttgttcattttttcttcttctgtaaagcacattgattgaattgtgctgtataaataaatcCTGAAAATATATTTCCACAATGGCAACAGCTTCTCTAACTGGGTAAAAttatttccacactgggagcaattgtgtggtttttcccctgtgtgtgtaattgtgtggTTTTTTCCTCATGTGTGGGTCCTTTTATGTGATTTTAGGTCATATGATCGTGCATATCTCTTTCCACACAGGGTGCAATGGTAacgtttctcccctgtgtgcgtCCTCTCATGTGCCTTCATGTTATCTAACAACCTAAAGAATTTTCCACAATGGGAACaggggtaaggcttctctccagagtgtatttTCTTATGTTTGTTAAGGTTCCCTAACTGCAAAAAacactttccacactgggagcaactgtgtggtttttcccctgtgtgtgtcctctcatgtgatTTTAGGTCATGTGATCGTAAAAAACTAATTCCACACTGTGAGCAATGGTAAGATTTCTCCCCTGTATGTGTCCGCTCATGCTTTATTAGGTCCGATGATGTtgaaaatctctttccacacttggagcagtggtaaggcttttctcctgtgtgtttctTCTCATGATCTTTCAGGTTCCCTAACTTGGTAAAATcctttccacacagggagcaatggtaaggtttctcccctgtgtgtgtcctctcatgcgaCTTCAGGTTATCTGACAACCTAAAATtctttccacaatgggaacaggagtaaggcttctctccagagtgtattctcttATGTTTGTTCAGGTTCCCTAAATGGGAAAAaagctttccacactgggagcaactgtgtggtttttcccctgtgtgtgtcctctcatgtgatTTTAGGTCATGTGATCGTGagaatctctttccacactgggagcattggaagggcttttctcctgtgtgtttccTTTCATGCTCTTTTAGCTTCCATAACCACTTAAAACTCATattacactgggagcagtggtgtcgCATCGCTGGATTAggcgtctctgggtctggttcccttGAAGGACTCTTTctgctgtcagagtgagagtctggtctctctcctgccaaagacaaaaCAGAGTATTTAGTTAAACAAAGTATTTAGTTAAACAGAGTATTTAGTTAAACAGAGAGACCGGAATGAAACCTCCATGATGAAACTGTTTTCCTATGAGGTTGAATCCAGACTAGATCCCTCAttatttaacaaaatgtggatcctggatgctgattggttgatagctTTTAGTTATTCACCTTAATCCTGGGTAATGcctgttaacagttccatttgAATTATTCCTACACATCCACTGTCCGACAGCCCTGCCAGGCAATTAATAAACTAATCTCCACTAGAAAGAATCATCTAGACATTATCACCCCATGCTTCTAGCCTAGCATTTGGTTtgtatgtaaaataaaatatgtatagAACTTATTTTGGTGATTTACGACTGAATATAAATATAtggaacatgtttatttatatggAATCGCTTTAATTACTATAATGACACCTAGTGGCCAATTGTTGGTTTGCTACTAGAATGGGACATAAGgagttaagttaagatggggctagaatggtacataaggagTTAAGTTAaaatggggctagaatggtacataaggggttaagttaagatggggctagaatggtacataaggggttaagttaagatggggctagaatggtacataaggggttaagttaagatggggctagaatggtacataaggggttaagatggggctagaatggtacataaggggttaagatggggctagaatggtacataaggggttaagttaagatgggtctagaatggtacataaggggttaagatgggtctagaatggtacatacaGACATTTGTTTGAAGTCCTGGACATTGTGTTCTCCACAGGAAGAAGTGACCGGACCGCAACTGAAGCTGGTAATCTGGGTAGCAGCCCAGCTAGTAAGGATAACTCTGGGTTCAgttaaggagagagagtgagagagtgttttGTTTTCAGTTACTGTTTGAGAAGCAGCTTTGTGAacctttttatttgtaataaatccGCCAGGCTGGTTTAAGCTGTGCCCTTCTGTCATCGTTCCTCCTCGTGGCCTTCCTACCAGCCACACCTAGCGACTCGTTACAAGTGTcaggactacctcatctctgtaccccacacattcaattatctgtaaggtcactcggtcgagcagtgaatttcaaacacagattcaaccacatagaccagggaggttttccaatgcctaagTTAGAGCTAAAAGTCTGATGGCCACCGGTACCCATATCGCCTATAACGCCCATATTGGTGGTCATCCTAGGTCAAATGATTAGTTCAATCACCAATTTCTCAGCCTGAGTATGAGAGAAACACAACTCTTTGAATGAATAACATTCAATGGATGAAATTGATCAAAATAACTGTTAAAACATGAAAAACATACAAAAACGTGTTTTTAAACATCAAATTTGgcaaaaacatttttgaaaatgtgaAACTATATGTTTATTTTGTGGATATTTTTTCCAACACAGTAAATAGTAAATGTTTTCCAATAAACCAAATAGCCAATGCGTTATCACACaataaatatttaataaatgatATCACAATTCTAAAGTAGGCCTACTTACGATTCCTCCACAATATTCCATGGGTGgagatttcacttaaggaccgatggaatttatttatttatttgtcatttagcagacgctcttatccagagcgacttacaggagcaattagggttaagtgccttgctcaaggggcacatcgacagatttttcaccggCTCGGCTCggcgattagaaccagcgactacAATGTGCGAACCCCCCGCCCAATCACCcattatgtttttttgtttgtattgtgcATGAAGAAATATGGAAAGTAAATCGTTCACCAAGAAACAAGCGTTAGACGAGactttggggcggcaggtagcttagtggttaagcgcgttgtgccagtaaccgaaaggtcgctggttctaatccccccgagccgactaggtgaaaaatctgccgacgtGCCCCTTGAGcagggcacttaaccctaattgctcctgtgagtcgctctggataagagcgtctgctaaaatgacaaaaaatgtaaatgtaaacgttTGAAGAGCGGCGCTGATGCAAGAGATGATCTGGTCCAGACAGTTTTCTTATTATGatgaactggatggaatattgtGGAGGAATCGTAAAGGCTACTTTATAATTGTGATATTATGTCGATGTTGGCTATTTGGTTCATTGGAAAACATTTACTGTGTGGATAACAGTAACATCCAAGGCATATTTATTTTCTGTGTTGATAGCCTAAACAGTAAAGTCCCCAGCTAGTATTTACTATGTTGATACGATACGGGAGTAGTCTAGTCTACAATAACTCTATTGGattcagagatggtaacctcttctttaccaggtggatggacactacagtactactgaggtggatcagagatggtaacctcctctttaccaggtggatggacactacagtactactgaggtggatcagagatggtaacctcttctttaccaggtggatggacactacagtactactgaggtggatcagagatggtaaactcctctttaccaggtggatggacactacagtactactgaggtggatcagagatggtaaactcctctttaccaggtggatggacactacagtactactgaggtggatcagagatggtaacctcttctttaccaggtggatggacactacagtactactgaggtggatcagagatggtaacctcctctttaccaggtggatggacactacagtactactgaggtggatcagagatggtaaccctctttaccaggtggatggacactacagtactactgaggtggatcagagatggtaacctcctctttaccaggtggatggacactacagcactactgaggtggatcagagatggtaacctcctctttaccaggtggatggacactacagtactactgaggtggatcagagatggtaaactcctctttaccaggtggatggacactacagtactactgaggtggatcagagatggtaacctcttctataccaggtggatggacactacagtactactgaggtggatcagagatggtaacctcttctttaccaggtggatggacactacagtactactgaggtggatcagagatggtaacctcttctttaccaggtggatggacactacagtactactgaggtggatcagagatggtaacctcttctttaccaggtggatggacactacagtactactgaggtggatcagagatggtaacctcttctttaccaggtggatggacactacagtactactgaggtggatcagagatggtaacctcttctttacctggtggatggacactacagtactactgaggtggatcagagatggtaacctctttaccaggtggatggacactacagtactactgaggtggatcagagatggtaacctctttaccaggtggatggacactacagtactactgaggtggatcagagatggtaacctcttctttaccaggtggatggacactacagtactactgaggtggatcagagatggtaacctcttctttacctggtggatggacactacagtactactgaggtggatcagagatggtaacctctttaccaggtggatggacactacagtactactgaggtggatcagagatggtaacctcctctttaccaggtggatggacactacagtactactgaggtggatcagagatggtaaccctctttaccaggtggatggacactacagtactactgaggtggatcagagatggtaacctctctttaccaggtggatggacact contains:
- the LOC123488397 gene encoding gastrula zinc finger protein XlCGF17.1-like; this translates as MRHHCSQCNMSFKWLWKLKEHERKHTGEKPFQCSQCGKRFSRSHDLKSHERTHTGEKPHSCSQCGKLFSHLGNLNKHKRIHSGEKPYSCSHCGKNFRLSDNLKSHERTHTGEKPYHCSLCGKDFTKLGNLKDHEKKHTGEKPYHCSKCGKRFSTSSDLIKHERTHTGEKSYHCSQCGISFLRSHDLKSHERTHTGEKPHSCSQCGKCFLQLGNLNKHKKIHSGEKPYPCSHCGKFFRLLDNMKAHERTHTGEKRYHCTLCGKRYARSYDLKSHKRTHT